Proteins from one Salmonella bongori NCTC 12419 genomic window:
- the nagB gene encoding glucosamine-6-phosphate deaminase encodes MRLIPLSTAEQVGKWAARHIVKRINAFKPTADRPFVLGLPTGGTPLTAYKALVEMHKAGEVSFKHVVTFNMDEYVGLPKEHPESYHSFMHRNFFDHVDIPAENINLLNGNAPDIDAECRQYEEKIRSYGKIHLFMGGVGNDGHIAFNEPASSLASRTRIKTLTHDTRVANSRFFDGDVNQVPKYALTVGVGTLLDAEEVMILVLGHQKAQALQAAVEGNVNHMWTISCLQLHPKAVVVCDEPSTMELKVKTLKYFNELEAENIKGL; translated from the coding sequence ATGAGACTGATCCCCCTGAGTACCGCAGAACAAGTTGGCAAATGGGCCGCTCGTCACATCGTTAAACGTATTAATGCGTTCAAACCGACCGCCGATCGCCCGTTTGTCCTGGGTCTGCCTACCGGCGGCACGCCGCTGACGGCCTATAAAGCGCTGGTTGAGATGCATAAAGCGGGTGAGGTCAGCTTTAAGCATGTGGTCACCTTCAATATGGACGAATATGTCGGCCTGCCGAAAGAGCATCCGGAAAGCTACCACAGTTTTATGCATCGTAACTTTTTCGATCATGTTGATATTCCAGCAGAAAACATTAATCTCCTCAACGGTAACGCACCAGATATTGATGCGGAATGCCGCCAATATGAAGAAAAGATTCGTTCTTACGGTAAAATCCACCTGTTTATGGGCGGCGTTGGTAACGACGGTCACATCGCCTTTAACGAACCGGCGTCTTCATTGGCTTCCCGTACCCGTATCAAAACGCTGACCCATGATACCCGTGTAGCGAACTCCCGTTTCTTTGACGGCGACGTCAACCAGGTGCCGAAATATGCCCTGACGGTAGGCGTAGGCACGCTGCTGGATGCAGAAGAAGTGATGATCCTGGTGCTGGGTCACCAGAAAGCCCAGGCGCTGCAGGCGGCAGTTGAAGGCAACGTCAACCACATGTGGACAATTAGCTGCCTGCAACTCCACCCGAAAGCGGTTGTGGTATGTGATGAGCCGTCAACCATGGAGCTTAAAGTTAAAACATTGAAATATTTCAACGAATTAGAAGCAGAAAATATTAAAGGTCTGTAA
- the nagE gene encoding PTS N-acetyl glucosamine transporter subunit IIABC, whose amino-acid sequence MNILGFFQRLGRALQLPIAVLPVAALLLRFGQPDLLNMPFIAQAGGSIFDNLALVFAIGVASSWSKDSAGAAALAGAVGYFVMTKAMVTINPEINMGVLAGIITGLVGGAVYNRWSGIKLPDFLSFFGGKRFVPIATGFFCLVLAAIFGYVWPPVQHGIHAGGEWIVSAGALGSGIFGFINRLLIPTGLHQVLNTIAWFQIGEFTNAAGTVFHGDINRFYAGDGTAGMFMSGFFPIMMFGLPGAALAMYFAAPKERRPMVGGMLLSVAITAFLTGVTEPLEFLFMFLAPLLYLLHAVLTGISLFVATLLGIHAGFSFSAGAIDYVLMYNLPAASNNVWMLLVMGVVFFIIYFLLFSAVIRMFNLKTPGREDKVDEMVTEEANSNTEEGLTQLATSYIAAVGGTDNLKAIDACITRLRLTVNDSARVNDAACKRLGASGVVKLNKQTIQVIVGAKAESIGDEMKKVVARGPVAAVSASADVAPAATPAPAITPQAVPNAVTIAELVSPVTGDVVALEQVPDEAFASKAVGDGVAVKPTDKIVVSPAAGTIVKIFNTNHAFCLETEKGAEIVVHMGIDTVALNGQGFKRLVEEGAEVTAGQPILEMDLDFLNANARSMISPVVCSNSDDFSGLVIKAEGHVVAGQTPLYEIKGK is encoded by the coding sequence ATGAATATTTTAGGGTTTTTCCAGCGGCTGGGTAGGGCGTTGCAGCTCCCTATCGCCGTGTTGCCGGTCGCAGCGTTATTGCTGCGATTCGGTCAACCAGATTTGCTGAATATGCCGTTTATCGCGCAAGCGGGCGGGTCTATTTTCGATAACCTTGCGCTGGTTTTCGCCATCGGCGTGGCATCCAGTTGGTCTAAAGATAGCGCGGGCGCAGCAGCACTGGCAGGAGCTGTCGGCTATTTTGTCATGACCAAAGCAATGGTGACGATTAACCCGGAAATCAACATGGGCGTGCTGGCGGGTATTATTACCGGTCTGGTAGGCGGTGCAGTCTATAACCGCTGGTCTGGTATTAAACTGCCTGATTTTCTCAGTTTCTTCGGCGGAAAGCGTTTTGTGCCGATCGCGACGGGCTTTTTCTGCCTGGTATTGGCGGCGATTTTCGGTTACGTCTGGCCGCCCGTGCAGCATGGCATCCATGCGGGTGGTGAATGGATCGTGTCCGCAGGCGCGCTGGGCTCCGGTATCTTTGGCTTCATCAACCGTCTGTTGATCCCAACCGGTTTGCATCAGGTATTGAACACCATTGCCTGGTTCCAGATTGGCGAGTTCACGAATGCCGCAGGTACCGTGTTCCACGGCGACATCAACCGCTTCTACGCTGGCGACGGCACAGCGGGAATGTTTATGTCCGGCTTCTTCCCGATCATGATGTTTGGTCTGCCGGGCGCCGCTCTGGCGATGTACTTCGCAGCGCCGAAAGAACGCCGTCCGATGGTGGGCGGTATGCTGTTATCAGTGGCGATTACCGCGTTCCTGACCGGCGTAACCGAGCCGCTGGAATTCCTGTTTATGTTCCTTGCACCGCTGCTGTACCTCCTGCACGCAGTGCTGACAGGGATCAGCTTGTTCGTCGCGACTCTGCTGGGTATCCATGCGGGCTTCTCTTTCTCGGCAGGAGCGATTGACTATGTACTGATGTACAACTTGCCCGCGGCCAGTAATAACGTCTGGATGCTGCTGGTGATGGGTGTCGTATTCTTTATCATCTACTTCCTGTTGTTCAGCGCAGTTATTCGTATGTTTAACCTGAAAACGCCGGGTCGCGAAGACAAAGTTGATGAGATGGTAACGGAAGAAGCCAACAGCAACACCGAAGAAGGGTTAACGCAACTGGCGACCAGTTATATCGCTGCGGTTGGCGGTACGGATAACCTGAAAGCGATCGATGCATGTATTACCCGTCTGCGTCTGACCGTGAATGACTCCGCTCGCGTCAACGATGCAGCTTGTAAACGTCTTGGCGCATCCGGCGTGGTAAAACTGAACAAACAGACCATTCAGGTTATTGTCGGCGCGAAAGCAGAATCGATCGGCGATGAAATGAAGAAAGTGGTGGCACGTGGCCCGGTTGCCGCGGTATCTGCATCTGCTGACGTCGCTCCAGCAGCGACGCCCGCCCCGGCAATCACACCGCAGGCGGTACCGAATGCAGTCACTATCGCTGAGCTGGTTTCTCCAGTGACTGGTGATGTGGTAGCGCTGGAACAGGTACCGGATGAAGCGTTCGCCAGCAAAGCCGTTGGCGATGGCGTTGCGGTGAAACCCACTGATAAAATTGTGGTTTCTCCGGCAGCGGGTACCATTGTGAAAATCTTCAACACCAACCATGCGTTCTGCCTGGAAACTGAAAAAGGCGCGGAGATCGTTGTCCATATGGGTATTGATACCGTGGCGCTGAACGGGCAGGGCTTTAAACGTCTGGTGGAAGAAGGTGCAGAAGTGACGGCAGGTCAGCCGATCCTGGAAATGGATCTGGACTTCCTGAACGCGAATGCGCGCTCCATGATTAGTCCGGTCGTTTGCAGCAATAGCGACGACTTCAGCGGTTTGGTCATCAAAGCTGAAGGTCATGTAGTGGCGGGTCAAACGCCGCTGTACGAGATTAAAGGCAAATAA
- the glnS gene encoding glutamine--tRNA ligase gives MSEAEARPTNFIRQIIDEDLASGKHTTVHTRFPPEPNGYLHIGHAKSICLNFGIAQDYQGQCNLRFDDTNPVKEDIEYVDSIKNDVEWLGFHWSGDIRYSSDYFDQLHAYAVELINKGLAYVDELTPEQIREYRGTLTAPGRNSPYRDRSVEENLALFEKMRTGGFEEGKACLRAKIDMASPFIVMRDPVLYRIKFAEHHQTGTKWCIYPMYDFTHCISDALEGITHSLCTLEFQDNRRLYDWVLDNITIPVHPRQYEFSRLNLEYTVMSKRKLNLLVTDKHVEGWDDPRMPTISGLRRRGYTAASIREFCKRIGVTKQDNTIEMASLESCIREDLNENAPRAMAVIDPVKLVIENYPQGESEMVTMPNHPNKPEMGSREVPFSGEIWIDRADFREEANKQYKRLVMGKEVRLRNAYVIKAERVEKDAEGNITTIFCTYDADTLSKDPADGRKVKGVIHWVSAAHALPIEIRLYDRLFSVPNPGAAEDFLSVINPESLVIKQGYGEPSLKEAVAGKAFQFEREGYFCLDSRYATADKLVFNRTVGLRDTWAKAGE, from the coding sequence ATGAGTGAGGCTGAAGCCCGCCCGACTAACTTTATTCGTCAGATTATTGATGAAGATCTGGCGAGTGGTAAACATACCACTGTCCATACCCGTTTTCCGCCGGAGCCGAATGGCTATCTGCACATCGGCCACGCGAAATCTATCTGCCTGAACTTTGGCATCGCGCAAGATTATCAGGGCCAGTGCAACCTGCGTTTCGATGATACCAACCCGGTAAAAGAAGATATCGAGTACGTTGATTCGATCAAAAACGACGTCGAGTGGTTAGGCTTTCACTGGTCTGGCGATATTCGCTACTCCTCCGATTACTTTGACCAACTGCATGCCTATGCGGTCGAACTCATCAATAAAGGTCTGGCCTACGTTGATGAGCTGACACCGGAGCAGATCCGCGAATACCGCGGCACGCTGACCGCGCCCGGCAGAAACAGCCCGTACCGCGACCGTAGCGTGGAGGAAAACCTTGCGCTGTTTGAAAAAATGCGTACCGGCGGTTTTGAAGAGGGTAAAGCCTGTTTGCGCGCCAAAATCGACATGGCGTCGCCGTTTATCGTCATGCGCGATCCGGTGCTGTACCGCATTAAATTCGCCGAACACCACCAGACGGGCACGAAGTGGTGCATTTATCCGATGTACGACTTCACGCACTGCATCAGCGATGCGCTGGAAGGTATTACCCACTCGCTGTGTACTCTGGAGTTCCAGGACAACCGTCGTCTGTACGACTGGGTGCTGGACAACATCACCATTCCGGTTCACCCGCGCCAGTACGAATTCTCGCGCCTGAATCTGGAATACACCGTGATGTCCAAGCGTAAGCTGAACCTGTTGGTCACCGACAAACACGTTGAAGGCTGGGATGATCCGCGTATGCCGACTATTTCCGGTCTGCGCCGTCGCGGCTATACCGCGGCTTCTATTCGTGAGTTCTGCAAACGCATCGGCGTCACCAAGCAGGACAACACCATTGAGATGGCGTCGCTGGAATCCTGTATCCGCGAAGATCTGAACGAAAACGCGCCGCGCGCGATGGCGGTAATCGATCCGGTAAAACTGGTTATCGAAAACTACCCGCAGGGTGAGAGCGAAATGGTTACCATGCCTAACCATCCGAATAAACCGGAGATGGGCAGCCGTGAAGTGCCGTTTAGCGGTGAGATCTGGATCGATCGCGCAGATTTCCGCGAAGAAGCGAACAAGCAGTACAAACGTCTGGTGATGGGTAAAGAAGTGCGTCTGCGTAATGCCTACGTCATTAAAGCAGAGCGCGTCGAGAAAGATGCCGAAGGGAATATCACCACCATCTTCTGTACCTATGATGCCGATACGCTGAGTAAAGATCCGGCTGACGGGCGTAAAGTGAAAGGCGTCATCCACTGGGTTAGCGCAGCACATGCGCTGCCGATTGAAATTCGTCTCTACGATCGCCTGTTCAGCGTGCCGAATCCGGGCGCTGCGGAAGATTTCCTGTCCGTCATCAACCCGGAGTCATTAGTCATTAAACAGGGATATGGTGAGCCGTCGCTGAAAGAGGCGGTGGCAGGAAAAGCCTTCCA
- the nagA gene encoding N-acetylglucosamine-6-phosphate deacetylase, whose product MYALTQSRIYTGYEILDDHALIVANGLIDRVCPMAELPPGMEQRSLNGAILSPGFIDVQLNGCGGVQFNDTAEAVSVETLEIMQKANEKSGCTNFLPTLITTSDDLMKQGIRVMREYLQKHPNQALGLHLEGPWLNLVKKGTHNPDFVRKPDAALVDLLCDNADVITKVTLAPEMVPADVIAKLANAGIVVSAGHSNATLKEAKAGFRAGITFATHLFNAMPYITGREPGLAGAILDEADIYCGVIADGLHVDYANIRNAKRLKGDKLCLVTDATAPAGANIDQFIFAGKTIYYRNGLCVDENGTLSGSSLTMIEGVRNLVAHCGIALDEVLRMATLYPARAIGVDKHLGSIAPGKVANLTAFTHDFKIIKTIVNGDEVVDVSK is encoded by the coding sequence ATGTATGCTTTAACCCAGAGCCGGATCTATACCGGTTACGAAATTCTTGATGACCATGCACTTATTGTCGCTAATGGCCTGATTGACCGCGTTTGTCCGATGGCTGAACTGCCGCCGGGAATGGAACAACGCTCACTGAATGGAGCCATTCTCTCCCCCGGGTTTATTGATGTGCAGCTAAATGGCTGCGGCGGCGTTCAGTTTAACGATACTGCAGAAGCTGTCAGCGTTGAAACGCTGGAAATTATGCAGAAAGCCAATGAGAAATCGGGCTGTACTAACTTCCTGCCAACGCTCATCACCACCAGCGATGACCTGATGAAGCAGGGTATTCGTGTCATGCGCGAGTACCTGCAAAAACATCCGAATCAGGCGCTGGGCCTTCACCTGGAAGGTCCCTGGCTCAATCTGGTAAAAAAAGGTACCCATAATCCTGATTTCGTACGTAAACCAGACGCTGCGCTGGTCGATCTCTTGTGCGATAATGCTGACGTCATCACCAAAGTCACTCTCGCGCCGGAAATGGTTCCTGCTGACGTGATCGCTAAACTGGCGAATGCAGGCATTGTGGTTTCCGCAGGTCACTCCAACGCGACGTTAAAAGAGGCAAAAGCGGGCTTCCGCGCCGGGATTACCTTTGCAACTCACCTGTTTAACGCGATGCCGTATATTACAGGGCGTGAGCCGGGTCTGGCTGGCGCTATCCTGGATGAAGCGGATATTTATTGCGGCGTTATCGCCGATGGTCTGCATGTCGACTATGCCAATATTCGCAATGCCAAGCGCCTGAAAGGCGACAAACTTTGTCTGGTGACAGATGCCACCGCACCGGCGGGAGCTAACATTGATCAGTTCATTTTCGCTGGTAAAACAATATACTACCGCAATGGACTGTGTGTGGATGAAAACGGTACGCTGAGCGGCTCGTCCTTAACCATGATTGAAGGCGTACGTAACCTGGTCGCGCATTGCGGCATCGCTCTGGATGAAGTGCTGCGTATGGCGACGCTCTACCCGGCTCGCGCTATCGGCGTTGACAAGCATCTTGGTAGCATCGCGCCAGGGAAAGTAGCAAACCTGACCGCATTCACCCACGACTTTAAAATTATCAAGACTATCGTTAATGGTGACGAGGTCGTTGACGTGAGTAAGTGA